Proteins from a genomic interval of Uloborus diversus isolate 005 chromosome 4, Udiv.v.3.1, whole genome shotgun sequence:
- the LOC129220716 gene encoding jerky protein homolog-like translates to MKKEGRVLLLLDNAPSHPCADTLERENGKFRVKFLPPNVTSLMQPMDQSVIETFKRFYRKQMLRKMLLSEDTEEPDSQNAKNINLKDCCIMAADSWKLVKSSTLKNAWNKILNREKIDTGAEASDKENEECKTIKEMGRILNYEEKEINEWLNCDMQDPGYQILNDNEIVAEIEGENEENKNEIENECSENDPGPSHSEAFECLEKAMKWLERQKDADPIQAMHLRSIRDMAALKRMSSLNIRPPITPRDVPQDV, encoded by the coding sequence ATGAAGAAAGAGGGCAGAGTTCTCCTACTTCTTGATAATGCACCTTCACATCCGTGTGCAGATACCCTTGAACGGGAAAATGGGAAGTTCCGAGTAAAGTTTTTGCCACCTAATGTTACATCACTGATGCAACCCATGGATCAGAGTGTAATAGAGACATTTAAGCGCTTTTATAGAAAGCAAATGTTGAGAAAGATGCTTCTATCAGAAGACACTGAAGAGCCTGATTCCCAGAAtgccaaaaacattaatttaaaagattGTTGCATTATGGCTGCCGATTCCTGGAAGCTTGTAAAATCATCAACGTTAAAAAATGcctggaataaaattttaaacagggAAAAAATTGATACTGGAGCAGAAGCATCTGATAAGGAAAATGAGGAGTGTAAAACTATAAAAGAGATGGGAAGAATCCTAAATTAtgaggaaaaagaaattaatgagtGGCTAAATTGTGACATGCAAGACCCTGGATATCAGATTTTAAATGACAATGAGATTGTGGCTGAGATTGAAggcgaaaatgaagaaaataaaaatgaaattgaaaatgaatgctCTGAAAATGACCCAGGTCCATCACATAGCGAAGCCTTTGAATGCTTGGAAAAAGCTATGAAATGGCTCGAAAGGCAGAAAGACGCTGATCCTATTCAAGCAATGCATTTAAGAAGCATTAGAGATATGGCAGCATTGAAAAGAATGTCTTCTTTGaa